The uncultured Bacteroides sp. genomic sequence GTTGCACGGCGGATTAGCTTTAATTTATTCATGAAACTAAAGCAATCTTCCTTTGAAGAGAGATCAAAAGTAAACATTGCCCCGGGATAAAGTCCGAACTGTGCATTACTTAACTCATTAAACTGACTGGTTTCCAGTCCTGTATAGTTTACAGATTCAATTCCTTTGAGAGATTGCAAACGCTTTGCCAATTCCAGGCAAGTCTGCGCCTGACGTTCAAAACGTACTTGCATAGTTTCTAATCCCAATGTTTGCATATAGGCTACCTGTGGTGTCATATAAGCACCCAGGTTACGGTGAATTTCTTTTCTCAACTTCGCAGTGAAAGTTCCATTTCCGAATTGTGCGGTCATGTCTGCCAGTTTACTTGATTGTTTCCAGTCAAAGGTACCGTAATCAAGGATTAGTCCGCCAATACAGGTTGCTCCACCTGAAATATATTTTGTGCTGGATACAATTTCAATATCCACTCCAAAGTCTTTGGCTTTGAATATATTAAATGGAACAACAGTAGTATCAGCAATTAAAGGAACACCTTTTTCTTTTCCGATAGCAGAAAGTTGTTTCAGATCAGCCACTTCCAGTTGTGGGTTGGTGATAACTTCCAGAAAGATGGCGCAGGTATTTTCATCCACTTGCAAACGAACCTCTTCCAGATTAGTCAGGTCACAGAACCGTGCTTCAACACCAAAAGCTCCCAATGTGT encodes the following:
- a CDS encoding PLP-dependent transferase; this translates as MKELSFESQVLHTPFEKEDAYHSLSMPVYNTAAYEFDSAEDMEAAFCGRTPDHAYSRITNPTVQYFENKVQKVTGAFSVTALNSGMAAISNALITVAYSGANIITSAHLFGNTYSIIKNTLGAFGVEARFCDLTNLEEVRLQVDENTCAIFLEVITNPQLEVADLKQLSAIGKEKGVPLIADTTVVPFNIFKAKDFGVDIEIVSSTKYISGGATCIGGLILDYGTFDWKQSSKLADMTAQFGNGTFTAKLRKEIHRNLGAYMTPQVAYMQTLGLETMQVRFERQAQTCLELAKRLQSLKGIESVNYTGLETSQFNELSNAQFGLYPGAMFTFDLSSKEDCFSFMNKLKLIRRATNLFDNKSLAIHPASTIYGTFTEEQRQSMDVSPKTIRMSVGLESVDDLCSDIMQALD